A window of the Streptomyces sp. NBC_00250 genome harbors these coding sequences:
- a CDS encoding FGGY family carbohydrate kinase, translating into MTGGPVLAVDQGTSGTKALVLCPERGVVGSGTAPVRPRYLPGGLVEVDPRELYDSVVAAGRAALAEAGTPVVAVGLANQGETVLAWDPATGEPLTDALVWQDRRAASLCSELDAHAEQLRQLTGLPLDPYFAAPKMAWIRRHATGAGVVTTSDAWLVHRLTGAFVTDAATAGRTGLLDLDTVAWSETALDLYGLGGERLPRVVDCDTPVGTTTAFGPPLPLTGLLVDQQAALLTQSADDPAAAKCTYGTGAFLLAQTGAASRRASSGLVSCVAWRLRGQVAHCLDGQVYTVASAVRWLTDLGVIGGAAEIDPVGGGVPDTGGVTFVPALAGLAAPWWRGDVRGSLTGLGLDTTPGHLVRALCEGIAAQVVELAAAVASDRGAPLTSLRADGGLTRSALLMQTQADLLQLPVEVSSLPDATALGVGAVARLGHDPGLTLREAVPEWKPSAVYEPRISGDEAGERLARFRGEVSALVERAGGHGGGFGTETGSSGTGSDSGSRSDSGSGST; encoded by the coding sequence ATGACGGGCGGCCCGGTACTCGCCGTCGACCAGGGCACCTCGGGCACCAAGGCCCTCGTCCTCTGCCCCGAGCGCGGAGTCGTCGGCAGCGGTACGGCCCCGGTCCGACCCCGCTATCTGCCGGGCGGCCTGGTCGAGGTCGACCCTCGTGAGCTGTACGACTCCGTGGTCGCCGCCGGGCGCGCGGCACTCGCCGAGGCCGGCACGCCGGTCGTGGCCGTGGGCCTCGCCAACCAGGGGGAGACCGTCCTCGCCTGGGACCCCGCCACCGGCGAGCCGCTCACCGACGCCCTGGTGTGGCAGGACCGCCGAGCGGCCTCCCTCTGCTCCGAACTCGACGCCCACGCGGAGCAGTTGAGACAACTCACCGGACTTCCGCTCGACCCCTACTTCGCCGCGCCGAAGATGGCCTGGATCCGCCGCCACGCCACCGGAGCCGGTGTCGTCACCACCAGCGACGCCTGGCTCGTCCACCGGCTCACCGGCGCCTTCGTCACCGACGCGGCGACCGCCGGACGCACCGGACTCCTCGACCTCGACACGGTCGCCTGGTCGGAGACGGCCCTCGACCTGTACGGCCTGGGCGGCGAACGGCTCCCCCGGGTCGTGGACTGCGACACCCCCGTCGGCACCACCACGGCCTTCGGCCCGCCGCTTCCGCTCACCGGCCTCCTCGTGGACCAGCAGGCCGCGCTGCTCACCCAGAGCGCCGACGACCCGGCCGCCGCCAAGTGCACGTACGGCACCGGGGCCTTCCTGCTCGCCCAGACCGGCGCCGCATCCCGGCGCGCCTCCTCGGGCCTGGTCAGCTGTGTCGCCTGGCGGCTCCGCGGGCAGGTCGCCCACTGCCTGGACGGCCAGGTGTACACCGTCGCCTCGGCCGTGCGCTGGCTCACCGACCTCGGCGTCATCGGCGGCGCGGCGGAGATCGACCCGGTGGGCGGCGGGGTCCCGGACACCGGCGGGGTCACCTTCGTACCCGCGCTCGCGGGGCTCGCCGCGCCCTGGTGGCGGGGAGACGTCCGCGGCTCGCTCACCGGCCTCGGACTCGACACCACGCCGGGCCATCTGGTCCGCGCCCTGTGCGAGGGCATCGCCGCGCAGGTCGTCGAACTCGCCGCGGCCGTCGCGTCGGACCGGGGCGCGCCGCTGACCTCCCTGCGTGCCGACGGCGGGCTCACGCGGTCCGCTCTGCTCATGCAGACCCAGGCGGATCTACTCCAGCTCCCGGTCGAGGTCTCCTCGTTGCCCGACGCGACGGCGCTCGGGGTGGGCGCGGTCGCCCGGCTCGGACACGACCCGGGCCTCACCCTCCGCGAGGCGGTACCGGAGTGGAAGCCGTCGGCCGTCTACGAGCCCCGCATCTCGGGCGACGAGGCGGGCGAGCGCCTGGCGCGGTTCCGCGGCGAGGTGTCGGCCCTGGTGGAGCGGGCGGGCGGCCACGGTGGCGGCTTCGGCACGGAGACCGGCTCCTCCGGGACCGGCTCCGACTCCGGGTCCCGGTCCGACTCCGGGTCCGGCTCCACGTGA
- a CDS encoding amino acid permease — MSSRTAPDPTDAIRTPPPAQDEEARLRELGYQPVLARRMGGFGNFAISFSVISVLSGCMTLYGFGMGTGGPAVMLWGWAGVGLFVLCVGLALAEVTSAYPTSGALYYMADRLGGRRWGWYTGWLNLLGLLGAIAGIDYGAALFTGAFLNLQWGFEPTAGSTFLIFLAILLLHAVLNLFGVRLVSVLNSVSVWWHLAGVAIIVGALAFVPDRHQSVDFVFTEFVNDTGWANPFYVAAIGLLLAQYTFSGYDASAHLSEETSNASVAASKGIVRAIWVSWLAGFALLAGLSFAIQDYTATQNSATGVPPAQIFLDALGTGGATALLLVVIVAQLFCGNAEVAAASRMVFAFSRDNALPGSAIWRKVSGRTQTPVPAVWLAVVVAAVLALPSLYSATAYGAVTAINVIGITPAYAIPIYLRLRAGNRFTPGPWSLGRWSKPIGWTAVVWVAIVTVLFCLPQKSPVTVDTMNYAVIALVVVLVLASVWWYVARRSYGTPTAYGNAREEAEIAEGIV; from the coding sequence ATGTCGTCCCGCACCGCCCCCGACCCCACCGACGCGATACGCACGCCACCCCCGGCCCAGGACGAGGAGGCGCGGCTGAGGGAACTCGGCTACCAGCCCGTCCTCGCCCGCCGGATGGGAGGCTTCGGCAACTTCGCGATCAGCTTCTCGGTCATCTCCGTCCTCTCCGGATGCATGACCCTGTACGGCTTCGGCATGGGCACGGGCGGCCCCGCCGTCATGCTGTGGGGCTGGGCCGGTGTCGGCCTCTTCGTGCTGTGCGTGGGCCTCGCGCTCGCCGAGGTCACGAGCGCCTATCCGACCTCCGGCGCGCTCTACTACATGGCGGACCGGCTCGGCGGGCGACGCTGGGGCTGGTACACCGGCTGGCTGAATCTGCTCGGTCTGCTCGGCGCCATCGCGGGCATCGACTACGGCGCGGCGCTCTTCACCGGCGCCTTCCTCAACCTCCAGTGGGGCTTCGAACCCACCGCCGGCTCCACCTTCCTGATCTTCCTCGCGATCCTGCTGCTCCACGCCGTCCTGAACCTCTTCGGCGTCCGCCTGGTCAGCGTGCTCAACTCGGTCAGCGTCTGGTGGCACCTGGCGGGCGTGGCGATCATCGTCGGAGCCCTCGCGTTCGTCCCCGACCGGCACCAGTCCGTCGACTTCGTGTTCACCGAGTTCGTCAACGACACCGGGTGGGCCAACCCCTTCTACGTCGCCGCGATCGGCCTGCTCCTCGCCCAGTACACCTTCTCCGGCTACGACGCCTCGGCCCACCTCTCCGAGGAGACCTCGAACGCCTCCGTCGCCGCCTCCAAGGGCATCGTCCGGGCCATCTGGGTCTCCTGGCTCGCCGGATTCGCCCTGCTCGCCGGGCTGAGCTTCGCCATCCAGGACTACACCGCCACGCAGAACAGCGCCACCGGCGTCCCGCCCGCCCAGATCTTCCTGGACGCGCTCGGCACCGGCGGCGCCACCGCCCTGCTCCTCGTGGTCATCGTCGCCCAGCTGTTCTGCGGCAACGCCGAGGTGGCCGCCGCCAGCCGCATGGTCTTCGCCTTCAGCCGTGACAACGCCCTGCCGGGTTCGGCGATCTGGCGCAAGGTCAGCGGCCGCACCCAGACGCCGGTCCCGGCCGTCTGGCTCGCGGTGGTCGTGGCCGCGGTGCTCGCGCTTCCCTCGCTGTACTCCGCCACCGCCTACGGCGCCGTCACCGCGATCAACGTCATCGGCATCACGCCCGCCTACGCCATCCCGATCTATCTGCGCCTGCGCGCCGGGAACCGTTTCACCCCCGGTCCGTGGAGCCTGGGCCGCTGGAGCAAGCCGATCGGCTGGACCGCGGTCGTCTGGGTGGCGATCGTGACCGTGCTGTTCTGTCTGCCGCAGAAGTCCCCGGTGACGGTCGACACCATGAACTACGCCGTGATCGCACTGGTCGTCGTGCTCGTCCTGGCCAGCGTCTGGTGGTACGTCGCCCGCCGCTCGTACGGGACGCCTACGGCGTACGGAAACGCCCGCGAGGAGGCGGAGATCGCGGAGGGCATCGTCTGA
- a CDS encoding GntR family transcriptional regulator, which produces MAEPESEATADAPLYLRVAAALREDLAHRRISPGSRLPSERSLSQRYHVNRQTVRSALQLLRDERLVVTDRRGTFAAAGSADAGEPVVAALTAGRPTFPGGPRAAEALVRATLTWEPAPTPLAPRLLLTPGEPTLVHRHVVHGPQGAALQRAVSWFSRPALAEIPQLARYRRVRDRRQQPDLRLLYHWMHQAGLRITHRESVGVPPGPTTTTAGGAARLIVHRVVSDQHGHALEITDIDFSAQSAAWTYEFSA; this is translated from the coding sequence ATGGCCGAGCCCGAATCCGAGGCGACGGCAGACGCGCCGCTCTATCTCCGGGTCGCCGCCGCGCTGCGCGAGGACCTCGCCCACCGCCGCATCTCCCCCGGCAGCAGACTTCCTTCGGAACGATCCCTGTCCCAGCGCTACCACGTCAACCGGCAGACGGTACGCAGTGCCCTCCAACTCCTGCGGGACGAAAGGCTCGTGGTCACCGACCGACGCGGCACCTTCGCCGCCGCCGGGTCCGCGGACGCCGGCGAGCCGGTCGTCGCGGCCCTGACCGCCGGCCGGCCGACCTTCCCCGGCGGCCCCCGCGCGGCAGAGGCGCTGGTACGGGCCACGCTCACCTGGGAACCCGCGCCCACACCACTTGCACCGCGGCTCCTGCTCACCCCGGGCGAGCCGACGCTCGTACACCGGCACGTGGTGCACGGGCCGCAAGGAGCGGCGCTCCAGCGGGCGGTGTCGTGGTTCTCCCGGCCGGCGCTCGCGGAGATCCCCCAACTGGCCCGCTACCGGCGGGTCCGGGACCGGCGTCAACAGCCCGACCTGCGACTGCTCTACCACTGGATGCACCAGGCGGGGCTGCGCATCACCCACCGGGAGTCGGTCGGCGTTCCGCCGGGTCCGACCACGACGACGGCCGGCGGCGCGGCCCGGCTGATCGTCCACCGGGTGGTGAGCGATCAGCACGGGCACGCCCTGGAGATCACGGACATCGACTTCTCGGCCCAGTCGGCGGCCTGGACGTACGAGTTCAGCGCCTGA
- a CDS encoding DUF2252 domain-containing protein, whose protein sequence is MTTPSERAARGRAARKRVPRSSHGRWIPSSQRPDPIDVLERESAGRLPDLVPLRYGRMSASPFAFLRGAAAVMAADLAAQRHTGLTVQLCGDAHLLNFGVYASPERTLLFDVNDFDETLPGPFEWDVKRLAASITVAALQNGSSKAKAHRAALVATEAYRTAMRRLAGLGELAVWYERIAADDLVPLVRRDDRARLVHRLAGARRRTSLQVLTKLTETDATGARHIVDDPPLLERATDLDRVTFGKIFNDYRSSLAEERRVLLDRYHFVDAARKVVGVGSVGTRCFVLLLEGRDDGDPLILQIKEAGKSALEEYLPASTFTHQGHRVVSGQRLTQAASDIFLGWMTGPEQRHFYWRQLRDMKGSAEVESMSPALLRDYAALCGRALARAHARSGDRIGIAAYLGGSDVFDRAVADFALAYAGQNADDYAALGGAIAAGMVAAAPGA, encoded by the coding sequence ATGACGACACCTTCGGAGCGCGCCGCACGGGGCAGGGCGGCCCGCAAGCGAGTCCCCCGCTCCTCCCACGGCCGCTGGATACCCAGCTCCCAGCGCCCCGACCCCATCGACGTGCTGGAGCGCGAGTCCGCGGGCCGGCTGCCCGACCTCGTCCCCCTCCGGTACGGCCGGATGTCGGCCTCCCCCTTCGCCTTCCTCCGCGGCGCCGCGGCCGTCATGGCCGCCGACCTCGCCGCCCAGCGCCACACCGGGCTCACCGTCCAGCTCTGCGGCGACGCCCACCTCCTCAACTTCGGGGTCTACGCCTCACCCGAACGGACGCTCCTCTTCGATGTGAACGACTTCGACGAGACGCTCCCCGGACCCTTCGAATGGGACGTGAAGCGGCTCGCCGCCAGCATCACCGTCGCCGCCCTCCAGAACGGCAGCAGCAAGGCCAAGGCCCACCGCGCGGCCCTCGTCGCCACCGAGGCGTACCGGACGGCCATGCGCCGGCTCGCCGGACTCGGCGAGCTCGCCGTCTGGTACGAGCGGATCGCCGCCGACGACCTGGTCCCCCTCGTCCGCCGCGACGACCGGGCCCGCCTCGTGCACCGGCTCGCCGGCGCCCGCCGCCGCACCAGCCTCCAGGTCCTGACCAAGCTCACCGAGACCGACGCCACCGGGGCGCGGCACATCGTCGACGACCCGCCGCTCCTGGAACGGGCCACGGACCTCGACCGGGTCACCTTCGGCAAGATCTTCAACGACTACCGCAGCTCGCTCGCCGAGGAACGCCGTGTCCTCCTCGACCGCTACCACTTCGTCGACGCCGCGCGAAAGGTCGTCGGCGTCGGCAGCGTCGGCACCCGCTGCTTCGTCCTCCTCCTCGAAGGCCGCGACGACGGAGACCCGCTCATCCTCCAGATCAAGGAGGCCGGGAAGTCCGCCCTGGAGGAGTACCTGCCGGCGAGTACGTTCACCCACCAAGGACACCGTGTCGTCTCCGGGCAGCGCCTCACCCAGGCCGCCAGCGACATCTTCCTCGGCTGGATGACCGGCCCCGAACAACGCCACTTCTACTGGCGCCAGCTGCGCGACATGAAGGGCTCGGCGGAGGTGGAGAGCATGTCCCCGGCCCTGCTCCGGGACTATGCGGCGCTCTGCGGCCGCGCCCTGGCCCGCGCCCACGCCCGCTCGGGCGACCGGATCGGGATCGCGGCCTATCTCGGCGGCTCGGACGTCTTCGACCGAGCCGTCGCCGACTTCGCCCTCGCCTACGCGGGCCAGAACGCCGACGACTACGCGGCGCTCGGCGGGGCCATCGCGGCGGGGATGGTGGCGGCTGCGCCGGGGGCCTGA
- a CDS encoding NAD(P)/FAD-dependent oxidoreductase — protein sequence MADDLGHRATRHAVVIGGSLAGLLAARVLAEHAEKVTVVERDRLPEGQEARPGVPQGRHLHVLIAGGQRALDELLPGFMDELTDLGAPKVGVPEDMVQWQNGKWYSRTPATAHFYTGSRPQLEWLVRRRVLADPRIELVEGTETVGLVGDSSRVRGVRLRERGAGADKQPRTLTADLVVDASGRSTKAADWLAGIGAEAPHEETLDTGLAYGTRVYRSPEDQPGTDATGYYIVPNPDQVYGGVVLPLGDGRHLVTLSGLRGDEPPTDEGAFEEYAKRLPHPVVSDWLARAEPVSPVYGFRRTANIRRRYDRPGRRPAGFLATGDALCAFNPIYGQGMAVAALSAVALRRALSDTKRTPTTRTVQRALLDASRQAWDISAGADKKMPGATGDAARPGPMDKAVGWYLSRVQARAAGDPVVGTPFRAALTLTAPLTSLFAPSVARAVLFGPEAETPAEPPLRGSAGS from the coding sequence ATGGCCGACGACTTGGGGCACCGTGCGACACGTCACGCGGTGGTCATCGGGGGAAGTCTCGCTGGACTGCTTGCCGCTCGGGTGCTGGCCGAGCACGCGGAGAAGGTGACGGTCGTCGAGCGCGACCGGCTCCCCGAGGGCCAGGAGGCGCGGCCGGGCGTCCCGCAGGGCCGGCATCTGCACGTGCTGATCGCGGGTGGGCAGCGGGCGCTCGACGAGCTGCTGCCGGGGTTCATGGACGAGTTGACCGACCTCGGGGCGCCCAAGGTGGGTGTCCCCGAGGACATGGTCCAGTGGCAGAACGGCAAGTGGTACAGCCGCACGCCCGCGACCGCGCACTTCTACACCGGCTCGCGCCCCCAGCTGGAGTGGCTGGTACGCCGGCGCGTCCTCGCCGACCCCCGGATCGAGCTGGTCGAGGGCACCGAGACGGTGGGGCTCGTCGGCGACTCCTCGCGCGTGCGGGGCGTGCGGCTGCGCGAGCGCGGTGCGGGAGCCGACAAGCAGCCCCGTACGCTGACCGCCGATCTGGTGGTGGACGCGTCCGGGCGGTCCACGAAGGCCGCCGACTGGCTCGCGGGCATCGGCGCGGAGGCCCCGCACGAGGAGACCCTGGACACCGGTCTCGCGTACGGAACCCGCGTCTACCGTTCCCCGGAGGACCAGCCGGGCACCGACGCGACCGGGTACTACATCGTGCCCAACCCCGACCAGGTGTACGGCGGTGTCGTGCTGCCCCTCGGCGACGGGCGTCACCTGGTGACCCTTTCGGGCCTGCGGGGCGACGAACCGCCCACCGACGAGGGCGCGTTCGAGGAGTACGCGAAGCGGCTGCCGCACCCGGTGGTCAGCGACTGGCTCGCTCGGGCCGAGCCCGTGTCCCCGGTGTACGGCTTCCGCAGGACCGCCAACATCCGGCGCCGGTACGACCGTCCGGGGCGCCGCCCGGCCGGATTCCTGGCCACCGGCGACGCACTGTGCGCCTTCAACCCGATCTACGGGCAGGGCATGGCCGTCGCCGCGCTCAGCGCGGTCGCACTGCGCCGGGCGCTCTCCGACACCAAGCGCACCCCGACCACCCGCACCGTGCAGCGCGCGCTGCTCGACGCCTCCCGGCAGGCCTGGGACATCTCGGCGGGCGCCGACAAGAAGATGCCCGGGGCGACCGGTGACGCGGCACGTCCTGGTCCGATGGACAAGGCGGTCGGCTGGTACCTGAGCCGGGTGCAGGCGCGGGCCGCGGGCGACCCGGTCGTAGGCACGCCCTTCCGCGCGGCTCTCACCCTGACCGCCCCGCTGACGAGCCTCTTCGCTCCGTCGGTGGCGCGGGCTGTGCTCTTCGGCCCGGAGGCCGAGACACCCGCGGAGCCGCCGCTGCGAGGCAGCGCCGGGTCGTAA
- a CDS encoding PadR family transcriptional regulator: MSLPHAILTALLEKPSSGLELTRRFDKSIGYFWSATHQQIYRELGKLEQAGHIRALPAPVPVRGQRKEYEVLPAGREELGTWVARSEDPKPMRAALLLRMRAAAVVGASGLRTELTRHLGLHREQLDEYLAIETRDFPTERRTSEPDRLRHLVLRGGIEMERFWVEWLTGALAELGTE; this comes from the coding sequence ATGTCCCTCCCGCACGCGATCCTCACCGCGCTGCTCGAAAAGCCGTCCTCCGGCCTCGAACTGACGCGCCGCTTCGACAAGTCGATCGGCTACTTCTGGTCGGCCACGCACCAGCAGATCTACCGCGAGCTGGGCAAGCTGGAGCAGGCGGGGCACATCCGTGCCCTGCCCGCCCCGGTGCCCGTACGGGGGCAGCGCAAGGAGTACGAGGTGCTGCCCGCGGGGCGGGAGGAGCTCGGCACCTGGGTGGCGCGGTCCGAGGACCCGAAACCGATGCGTGCCGCCCTCCTCCTGCGCATGCGGGCGGCCGCGGTGGTGGGCGCGTCGGGCCTCCGCACCGAACTGACCCGCCACCTCGGCCTGCACCGGGAGCAGCTGGACGAGTACCTCGCGATCGAGACCCGCGACTTCCCGACCGAACGCCGTACCTCGGAACCCGACCGGCTGCGCCATCTCGTCCTGCGGGGCGGAATCGAGATGGAACGCTTCTGGGTGGAATGGCTGACGGGCGCGCTGGCGGAACTCGGGACGGAGTGA
- a CDS encoding NADPH-dependent 2,4-dienoyl-CoA reductase, which translates to MTPYPHLLSPLDLGFTTLPNRVIMGSMHVGLEETEHGFERMAAFYAERARGGVGLIVTGGIAPNDAGRPWDGGAKLTTTDEVAEHRLITDAVHEAGGRIAMQILHFGRYAYHPALVAPSAIKAPISPFVPNELTDAEVEQTVEDYARCAELAKEAGYDGVEVMGSEGYLINEFIAAATNQRTDRWGGSYENRVRFPLEIVRRIRERVGEDFILVYRLSMLDLVPGGSTLEEVVQLAKEIEAAGATIINTGIGWHEARIPTIATSVPRGAYTWVTKKLMGAVSVPLVTSNRINTPEVAEEILADGRADLVSLARPFLADPDFVAKATADRADTINTCIGCNQACLDHTFNLKITSCLVNPRACHETELVLSPTRRAKRIAVVGAGPAGLSCAVSAAERGHSVTLFDAAAEIGGQLNIAKKVPGKEEFDETLRYFRVQLAERGVDVRLNTPVAAGDLDDFDEVVVATGVSPRTPGIAGVDHPSVLSYLDVLRDGAPVGERVAIIGAGGIGFDVAEFLTDGGEGASQDPETYFRQWGVDTSYENRGGLRAPERGAPPRQVHLLQRKESKVGAGLGKTTGWIHRTELKHRGVAMVAGVSYDRIDDEGLHVTIGGEQQLLPVDTVVLCAGQEPRRDLFEELVAAGRVAHLIGGADVAAELDAKRAIDQGTRLAATL; encoded by the coding sequence ATGACCCCGTACCCGCACCTGCTGAGCCCGCTCGACCTCGGGTTCACCACCCTGCCCAACCGGGTGATCATGGGGTCGATGCACGTCGGCCTCGAAGAGACCGAGCACGGCTTCGAGCGCATGGCCGCCTTCTACGCGGAGCGCGCCCGGGGCGGCGTGGGCCTCATCGTCACCGGTGGCATCGCGCCCAACGACGCCGGTCGCCCCTGGGACGGCGGTGCCAAGCTCACCACCACGGACGAGGTCGCCGAGCACCGGCTGATCACCGACGCCGTGCACGAGGCCGGTGGCCGCATCGCGATGCAGATCCTGCACTTCGGCCGGTACGCGTACCACCCCGCCCTCGTCGCGCCCAGCGCGATCAAGGCCCCCATCAGCCCCTTCGTACCGAACGAGCTGACCGACGCCGAGGTCGAGCAGACCGTCGAGGACTACGCCCGCTGCGCCGAGCTGGCCAAGGAGGCCGGGTACGACGGCGTCGAGGTCATGGGCTCCGAGGGCTACCTCATCAACGAGTTCATCGCCGCCGCCACCAACCAGCGCACCGACCGCTGGGGCGGCTCCTACGAGAACCGCGTCCGCTTCCCGCTGGAGATCGTCCGCCGCATCCGCGAGCGCGTCGGCGAGGACTTCATCCTCGTCTACCGGCTCTCCATGCTGGACCTCGTGCCCGGCGGCTCCACCCTGGAGGAGGTCGTCCAGCTCGCCAAGGAGATCGAGGCCGCCGGGGCCACCATCATCAACACCGGTATCGGCTGGCACGAGGCGCGCATCCCCACCATCGCCACCTCCGTGCCGCGCGGCGCCTACACCTGGGTGACGAAGAAGCTGATGGGCGCGGTCTCCGTGCCGCTCGTCACCAGCAACCGCATCAACACCCCCGAGGTCGCCGAGGAGATCCTCGCCGACGGCCGCGCCGACCTGGTCTCGCTGGCCCGCCCCTTCCTCGCCGACCCGGACTTCGTCGCCAAGGCCACGGCCGACCGCGCCGACACGATCAACACCTGCATCGGCTGCAACCAGGCCTGCCTGGACCACACCTTCAACCTGAAGATCACGTCCTGCCTGGTCAACCCGCGCGCGTGCCACGAGACCGAGCTGGTCCTCTCCCCCACCCGCCGCGCCAAGCGGATCGCCGTCGTCGGCGCGGGCCCGGCCGGCCTCTCCTGCGCGGTGTCGGCGGCCGAGCGCGGCCACTCCGTGACCCTGTTCGACGCGGCCGCCGAGATCGGCGGTCAGCTGAACATCGCCAAGAAGGTCCCCGGCAAGGAGGAGTTCGACGAGACGCTGCGCTACTTCCGCGTGCAGCTCGCCGAGCGCGGGGTCGACGTCCGCCTGAACACCCCGGTCGCGGCCGGCGACCTGGACGACTTCGACGAGGTCGTCGTCGCCACCGGCGTCTCCCCCCGCACCCCCGGCATCGCGGGCGTGGACCACCCGAGCGTCCTCAGCTACCTGGACGTGCTGCGGGACGGCGCGCCCGTCGGCGAGCGGGTCGCGATCATCGGCGCGGGCGGCATCGGCTTCGACGTCGCGGAGTTCCTCACGGACGGCGGGGAGGGCGCGAGCCAGGACCCCGAGACGTACTTCCGCCAGTGGGGTGTGGACACCTCGTACGAGAACCGGGGCGGACTGCGCGCGCCCGAGCGCGGCGCGCCGCCGCGCCAGGTGCACCTGCTCCAGCGCAAGGAGTCCAAGGTCGGCGCCGGCCTCGGCAAGACCACGGGGTGGATCCACCGCACCGAGCTGAAGCACCGGGGCGTGGCGATGGTCGCGGGCGTGTCGTACGACCGGATCGACGACGAGGGCCTGCACGTCACCATCGGCGGCGAGCAGCAGCTGCTGCCCGTCGACACGGTCGTGCTCTGCGCGGGCCAGGAGCCGCGCAGGGACCTGTTCGAGGAGCTGGTGGCGGCGGGCCGCGTGGCGCACCTGATCGGCGGCGCGGACGTGGCCGCCGAGCTGGACGCCAAGCGGGCCATCGACCAGGGCACCCGGCTCGCGGCCACCCTGTGA
- a CDS encoding ATP-binding cassette domain-containing protein, whose translation MTSSTPTTPPPPPAPVVELVNAGFAYEDGPAVLSGVHFAVAEGRAVALLGRNGSGKTTLLRLLSGGLRCGSGSLLLDGVEVAYDRKGLTRLRTTVQLVVQDPDDQLFAASVGQDVSFGPMNLGLPEEEVRLRVREALEALDIVALADRPTHLLSYGQRKRAAIAGAVAMRPRVLIMDEPTAGLDPHGQERLLDALRRLRESGTTVLMATHDVDLALRWADEAAVLAPSGLRTGPVAELLADDALLDEARLRRPWGTAVARLLRSQGLLTADAAEPRTPEELDAWLGAAAAPHGAE comes from the coding sequence GTGACGTCTTCGACGCCCACGACGCCTCCGCCCCCTCCGGCACCCGTCGTGGAGCTGGTGAACGCGGGCTTCGCCTACGAGGACGGGCCCGCGGTCCTGTCCGGTGTGCACTTCGCGGTGGCCGAGGGGCGGGCGGTCGCGTTGCTCGGCCGCAACGGCAGCGGCAAGACGACGCTGCTGCGGCTGCTCAGCGGCGGCCTGCGGTGCGGGAGCGGGTCGCTGCTCCTCGACGGGGTGGAGGTGGCGTACGACCGGAAGGGGCTGACCCGGCTGCGGACCACCGTGCAGCTGGTGGTGCAGGACCCGGACGACCAGCTGTTCGCCGCGTCGGTCGGCCAGGACGTGTCGTTCGGTCCGATGAACCTCGGCCTGCCCGAGGAGGAGGTTCGGCTGCGGGTCCGGGAGGCGCTTGAGGCGCTGGACATCGTGGCGCTCGCGGACCGGCCGACGCATCTGCTGTCGTACGGGCAGCGCAAGCGGGCGGCGATCGCGGGCGCGGTGGCGATGCGTCCCCGGGTCCTGATCATGGACGAGCCGACGGCAGGCCTCGACCCGCACGGGCAGGAGCGGCTGCTCGACGCGCTCCGGAGGCTGCGGGAGTCCGGCACGACCGTGCTGATGGCCACGCACGACGTGGATCTGGCGCTGCGCTGGGCGGACGAGGCGGCGGTGCTCGCTCCTTCGGGACTGCGGACGGGCCCGGTCGCGGAGCTCCTCGCGGACGACGCCCTGCTCGACGAGGCGAGGCTGCGACGCCCCTGGGGCACGGCGGTGGCACGGCTGCTCCGCTCCCAGGGCCTGCTCACCGCGGATGCCGCGGAGCCGCGGACGCCGGAGGAGCTGGACGCCTGGCTGGGGGCGGCCGCGGCGCCGCACGGTGCCGAGTAG
- the cbiQ gene encoding cobalt ECF transporter T component CbiQ yields the protein MLPIDAAAHSSRWRRRHPAEKALLGFGLTLCAVGLPPWPGAVLVATATLTVLLGPAGVPGRALWRAFRIPLGFCVTGAIPLLFEVGGPRGLVALAPGGPVQAGELLLRTASASLGVLLFAFTTPVSDVLPRLVRAGVPAPVVDVALVMYRIIFLLLDSMSKIRQAQAARLGHTTRAATWRSLAGLGATTFVRAFDRAQRLQSGLAGRGYDGTLRVLVPACAISRRFLTASGALLAGLVALTLVLERFLP from the coding sequence ATGTTGCCGATCGACGCGGCGGCGCACAGCAGTCGCTGGCGCCGCCGTCATCCCGCCGAGAAGGCGCTTCTCGGCTTCGGTCTGACGTTGTGCGCGGTGGGTCTGCCGCCGTGGCCGGGTGCTGTTCTCGTGGCGACGGCCACGCTCACGGTGCTGCTCGGGCCGGCCGGTGTGCCGGGCCGGGCGCTGTGGCGGGCGTTCCGGATCCCTCTCGGGTTCTGTGTCACGGGCGCGATTCCGCTGCTCTTCGAGGTGGGCGGCCCCCGGGGGCTCGTGGCCCTCGCGCCGGGCGGTCCGGTGCAGGCGGGCGAGCTGCTCCTGCGGACCGCTTCCGCGTCGCTCGGGGTGCTGTTGTTCGCGTTCACGACGCCGGTGTCGGACGTCCTGCCCCGGCTCGTACGGGCCGGGGTGCCGGCGCCGGTGGTGGACGTGGCGCTCGTGATGTACCGGATCATCTTCCTGCTGCTCGACTCGATGTCCAAGATCCGGCAGGCGCAGGCGGCCCGCCTCGGGCACACCACGCGGGCGGCGACCTGGCGTTCCCTCGCGGGCCTCGGCGCGACCACGTTCGTACGGGCCTTCGACCGGGCACAGCGCCTGCAGTCGGGGCTCGCGGGACGCGGGTACGACGGGACGCTGCGGGTCCTGGTGCCCGCGTGCGCGATCTCCCGCCGCTTCCTGACCGCGTCCGGCGCCCTGCTCGCGGGGCTCGTCGCCCTCACCCTCGTACTGGAAAGGTTCCTTCCGTGA